Below is a genomic region from Candidatus Marsarchaeota archaeon.
TCTAGTCGATTTTGAAGATAAGAGAGTAAAGGATAGTTCAGGCAAGTGGCATACCCTTGAAACAAATCCCTCAGTTATACGTGAAATCAACGCAAGGCGAGAAGAGCCAGAGTTTTACGATATTTACCAGGTGAACGTATGATACAATGTCCATATTGCAAGCGCAGTTTTGGTAGTGAAGGGTCGTACAGGGTGCATAAGCACCGATTCCATAAAGGTATGGAATATAAGCAACCAGTATTTACGCATGAAGTGGTTCAGCAACCAACACCAGAGCCAGTTGAAGCTGAAAAAGGCATTGAAGAGTCAGACGTTATAACTGAGGATATCTACACGCCACTAAAGATGCGGTATGATGGTGCAATACCAGAACCACAGCCAGAGCAACCTAAACCACAAGAGCCAGAACACCATGATCATAGCATTGTAGAGCGAGGCAAAGATAGCGATGGTGACGGACTTGCCATTCTCGGTGGCATAGGGGCTATAGCAGTTGTTATCATTCTGGCATTACTGGGCAAGAAACAGTGATAACATGCATAAAAACGATAGAGATAGTGTTAAAATGACTGTAAAAATGGATGTAAAGATAAATGATAAAATAACGGATAATAATGATAAAAGGAGCATAAAAGAAGGTAAAAATACGGATAAAAAGCAGAAATTGTTATCAGATATTATCAGCTATTTCTTTGATTCAGCAGAAAAGAACAATCTGGATAACAAAAAGGTCAATAAGGTTGTAAAAGATGTTCAATACCTAGTCAAAAAAGACCCTAAACAGAGGGATACCAAGTGTTTTATATGCGAGAAAGATTAGAACTGCACCATATAGCAGGCAGAAACAACTCTGAGATGACTGTTTCTCTATGCGTACCATGCCACAATGAGATAACAAAGCATCAGAATACGTGGGATGTACGCTGGACTAATCAAAACAACACAGAAACACTACAAAACGGATTCATAATGCAAGGTATTAGGGAATTGCTTTTGCTGAAATACGTCAAAACAGGGGATTACACTTACTATTGCTTAGCAGATTCCCTATGTTATGGCGTAGGCAAAGCACTGGCGAGCAGATGAACGAAGGAATTAGCATAGCATTGCGATGTTATATAGACAACGAACTCAATCCACAGAACGATAACTTTACCTATTATAACGATAATTTAGTGTTTGTTTTTGACACAGAAACAACGATAGACCAGTATCAGAACCTAAAATTTGGGTCTTACAGCATATGGCAGAACGATAAACTGGATGAGTTTGGGCTGTTTTATGATAACAGTTTGGATAACAATGAAGTAAAAACGTTATCGGACTATTCCAATAAAAAGCACATAAAACTGATGACGAAAAGCCAATTTCTTGATTTGTTTATAAACATAGTCTATAAAAGAAGGGCAATTTGTGTTGGTTTTAATTTACCTTTTGACATATCGCGAATAGCGATAGATTATAGCGTATCCAGGAAAGATAGCAACGCCTTCTCTTTCAAGCTATTCGATAACGTCTATATACCTAGAATCATCATAAAGCACATCGATTCTAAACGTTCATTGATAAACTTCTCTACGCCTTACTCTAAAAACTATAAAAAAGTTAACAGATACAGAGGCATATTCGTTGATCTGAGAACGTTATCTTTTGCGTTAACCAACAATAATCACTCTCTTGAAAGTGCATGTAAACTGTTTAACGTTGAGCATAAAAAACTGAAGACTGAAGATCATGGCAAGATAACGCCAGAGTACATACAATACAACATAAACGATGTTTTTGCGTCTTATGACCTGTTTCTTGCATTGAAAAGCGAGTTTTCAAAGTATAAACTGTCAACACCACTGAGCAAACTGTTATCGCCAGCGTCTATAGGCAAGGAATACTTCAAGGAGATGGGCATCAAGCCGTTCCTAGAACTGAACCCCATGTTCCCTAAGCACTTGCTCGGATGGATAATGACCACCTATTACGGTGGTAGAACAGAAGTGCATATACGCAAGTCACCTGTAAAGGTATCATATATCGACTTTACATCCATGTATCCGTCGCAATTCGTATTACTCGGATTATGGGATTACGTTATCGCAGATAACATCGAAGTCATAGAAGATAACAAATTCGATAACTTGCTGGATAGCATACAGCTAAACGACCTTACAAACAAGGATTTATGGAAAACGCTCAATGGTATCGCTCTCGTGGACGTGGATAACGACATCTTGCCACTCAGAGCTAAATACAAAGGCAATGCGGCATACAATATAGGACTGAACTTTGCAAAAGGCAAGGCACTTTGGTACACTTATCCTGACATCATAGCGTCAAAACTGCTTACTGGCAAAGTACCTAAGATAATCAAGGCGTTTCGATTTGTTGCCAAAGGCAAACAGGGCAACCTACATTCAATAAACCTGTTTGGGAAGACAATAGATCCGTATAAAGACGATTTTATTCGCTATCTAATCGAGCATAGACTAGAGGTAAAGCAAAAATTGAAGCAAGACTCTGATAACAAAGATCTCAAGAAAGAGGACTTTATCGCCAAAATAATCGCAAATGCCACCTCTTATGGCATTTTCGTTGAAGTAAACACGCAAAACGAGAGGGTAAATGCAGAAATCTATGGAATAAATAAGTTTACGTGCGAGATAGACAAGAAAGAGCAGTTTGGCAGAGCGTTCAACCCTATTATTGCAACTATGTTAACATCAGGATCAAGGTTAATACTTGCCATGGTGGAAACAGTTGCACGTGAAAACCAAGGCTACTTTGCATATTGCGATACCGATTCACTCTTTGTTAACCCAGAATTAGTGGATAAGATTCAAGCATTCTTCAGGTCTCTGAATCCTTACACTACACCAGTTGAGATGTTCAAGGTAGAAAACGATGAGAATGGCAAGCCTCTAGACGATGTTTGGTTTTATGGCATTTCTGCAAAGCGGTATTGTATGTACAGCATGGAGAGCGGTAAAATCAACATCTTAAAGCATTCATCCCATGGCCTGGGTGGTTTGATAGGTATAAATGAAGATGGGGTAAAAGCTATTTGGAAAGATATACTAGGTCATCATTATAATACACTATCGAAAGCGGAGACAGAGAGCAAATATTCAAACAAATATGTGATTGGTAAACTTGCTTTGACTTCGCCGTTTGTCTTACGGCGTTTTAGACGCACAAACAAGAATAAAAAACTAAAGCCATTCAATTTTGTTATAGTTGGCATTGGGCATAGGTTGGATCCTTCAACCAGGGAACCAATAATACCCATGTTGGCTTACACCAAAAACACAGATATCGTGCCGTTTAGCTCATTTACTGATTACAAAACTGGCAAAGCGTATGTTGACAATACACAGTTTTATTGGAAACCGTTTTCAGAATTCCTCTTAGACTACATGAATCATAACGATGGCAAGTATGATGGGAATATAGGAGAGTTGAAAAGGAAACAAATTGATATCGGAGAGATAGAACACATCGGCAAAGAGTCAAACAACCTTGAAGAAAGCGAAGTTCTCGGCGTTTCTGACGATAATTATACCATATATGGTGCTAGAATTGATGAGAAACTGTGTAAGATAATCCCTAACCTAACTAATATAGATGCAAAACAAATTGGAATATCCAGAACAGAACTGTATTATCTTAATAAGATGGTTAAAGAAGGAAAGAAGATAAGAATGAAAAGGAAGACGTTGAGAAAACTATTAAATAACCTCTACTATTAGTTTAACTATGCCGGCTCGAAAACTAAAATCCTGGAGCTTAAAGGAGATAGCCCAGATAATAGTGATTCCGATCGTAATTGGAATAATCTCAAGCGCTATATATGCATACGTAGTAACTTCTACTGCTCCAGAGCCACTGATTTATATAAGAATCATACAGACCTCTTTTAACTTTCCAATTAATCAACCACATTATATAGCTATTCAATTTAGTAATTATGGCAAAGCTAATTGTGCATATATACACTTTAAGATAAACACGAGAGATGGTATCTTTATACTAACGCCGTCATCAAATATTACTATATATCCGCAGTCAATAATTAAAAGCGGAATTACATATGATAACAAAACAAATTCCGAATGGTTTACAGCTACTATGTCCAATATAGAACCATACGAGTATGGATATATCTCCTTCATAGTAAGTAATACAATCAAATATCCTGACAATCTCTATGTAAACATATCGGATCTTGAAGGATGCGCTTCTCAATACAGGATATTTACTTATGCTCAACTAGAAAATAACTCATCTCTTGTGAATGCGAAGAATTTAACTATAACTTGATAGAAAGATGTAGATTCCGTACATATAGATATAATGAAATTGGTATGTACTAAACTATAGATAAATATTATATTATAAAACAGTCATTTAGGGTGGCCCTCAAAGTTCTATCTTTTTTCTAAGAAGATGGCTAAACCCATCCCTGCAAAAACGACAACTATAGAAATGATTGAAGATAGGATTACATCAAAACTTACTACAGCAGGGGTTAAACTGGAAAGATCAGGCCAGAAAAGATAAAGGCCCACTAATGCTCCCATTCCAAATATTAATGTTTTATATTTCATTTTTAGACCGTTTTCGAAATCCTGAATAATCCAAATAATAGCTAATGCTCCAATGATTATTGCCATTGTGGATCCAAAATAAGCCATTGTGTTTGCAAAAGTAGGGGCCATAGATATGGCGGTGCCTATTATAATTTTGTGTGCCTGAGACAGAGCATAAATTAATTCAGAGTCTATTACTTGTATTACAGGCATGAAAAACCCGGAAATGAATATGCTTGCATAAATCTCCTTTTCTATTAGTTTTGGCATAATTTTTTTTAGTCTGAACTGATATTTATAACTTTCATAAATCTGAAAATGTGTTCAAAATCTTTGATTTATATATAACCCCAGCATCTGAATATAAAGCACAGAGTAACTTTTTGCTAGATAAATTGCTGCCGGGCTGTTAATAGCATGCTCATTCCTAGTTCACTCATGCAGCACTTCATTGTACGAAAGCAATAATAACATGCACAAAGATATCCGAACGATGCAATGCAGATAATAAAACCTAAAAGACTTAGCGAAGGCGATACGGTAGCTATAGTTTCGCCTTCGGCCGGGGTTCCGGCACGGTTTCCGCATATATATGGGCACGGGCTGGATATGATAAAAAAGCACCTCAGGCTTGAAGTTAAGGAGTATAATACAGCTAGGAAAAGCAATGATTACCTTTACACGCATCCGCGTGAAAGGGCGGAAGACATAAACAACGCCTTTGCAGACAAAGAGGTAAAAGCAATAGTCGCAAGCATAGGAGGTGACGATTCGGTAAGGATATTGGATTACCTTGACATGAAAGCCATAAAGAATAACCCGAAGATCATAATGGGATTTTCGGATTCTACTACGTTTTTAGATTATATACACCTAAAAACAGGACTCATTACATACAATGGGCCTACCATAATGGCTGGGTTTGCGCAAACAGAAAGATTTCCAAAATTGTTTTTGGACATGATTAGGAGTTTGCTTTTCGAGCCAACGGAAAAATACGAGTATCACAGCTTCCCTTTCTGGTCAGACGGCTATCCGGATTGGGCTGAAAAGAGCAACGTAGGAAAAATAAATGAAAGGCACAAGAACGATGGATGGCACTGGCTTCAGGGCAATGGCGTAGTGAAAGGCAGGCTTTTCGGTGGATGCGCAGATGCACTTGAATTCATGAAAGGAACGCGCTTTTGGCCTGGAAAAGATTTTTGGGATGGAAAGATATTATTTCTAGAAACTTCCGAAGACAAGCCCATGCCAGATACGGTAAAGTACTGGGTGAGGAATTACGGCAGCCAGGGGATACTAGAACGGATAGCTGCGCTGCTGATCGCCATGCCTTCTGGGTATTCAATGGAAGAAAAAGAGAAAATGGAGAACAAAGTACGCTCAGTCCTCAGCCTGGAATTTGGAGCAGGTAAGATTCCCCTTGTTACCAATATGGATTTTGGACACACAGATCCAAAATTCATCTTGCCAATAGGAGCAATGGCAGAAGTGGATGCATCAAAGAAAAGGTTTAGGCTCTTGGAAAATTCGGTTTCATGAGTTGAAGCCATGGCTCACTCAGGATGAATATCAATCATACGCTTCATATCCTTGTCCGAGAATATCCGAAGCGATCTTCAGGTCCTGTATCTCGTCAGTGCCCTCGTATATGCGCGCAACCCTGCTGTCGAGGAACAGCTGCCCCACTGGCGACATCAGCGAATACCCGAAGCCGCCGTGCACCTGCACTGCTTTGTCCGCAGACTCGAACGCAAGCCTTGACGCAATGCGCTTTGCCAAGGCGGAATGCAGATCAGCATAATTTAGCAGCTGCTTGTCATCAGGGTTTTTATCCGACGCCTCTTTTGCCATTATTGCTTTCAGAAGCGGCCACCTCGCCATCTCAAGGTTATGCCGCATTGCTGCAATGTGCTGCTGTATCAGCTGGTGCTTGCCTATCTCCTTGCCGTGCTGCACCCTCTCTTTAGCCCTCTTCAAAGACGAAGACAAAGATGCTTCTATTACGCCTATGCACGCAGAACCTATGCCTATCCTGCCGTTAACAAGGGCTGAATATGCAACATGGAGCCCCTTGCCCTCTGTTCCAAGTATGTCCTCTTTCTGCACCCTTACATTTTCGAAGCTCAGCATCGCGGTATCTGATGTGAACAGGCCTACCTTTTCCTTAAGCACCGCATCCACGCCAAAGCCTTCAGCCTTCGAATCTATTATGAAGGCTGTTATATTGCCGCCAGCTTTCGACTTAGCAAAGAGTATCATATAGTTGCATATCGATCCGTTGGTGATAAGGTATTTTGTGCCATTTATTATAAAGTCTTGGCCGTCCTTCTCATATGTTGTGCTCATAATGCTCGGGTCGCTTCCTGCCTCCGGCTCTGTAAGCGCAAAAGAAAATATCGAGTCGCCATTTGCCATGGGCTTAAGATACATGCCCTTTTGCTGCTCAGTGCCCCATCTTGAAATCGCATTTGCAGCTATGAATGTCTGTACGTCGTAAAGAGTGGCAAACCCTAAGCCGAGCTGCCCAAGCCTCATTTGCACAAGCGAGTGCGTTATCTGCCTTAAGCCCATGCCCCCCTGCTCCTTGCTTATCGGAATGCCGAAAAGCCCGTGCTTCCTTGCTATGCCTATCGCTTCAGTGTCAAATTCGTGGTTCATGTAGTGCTCGTATTCCGGCATTGCGAGCTCCTCTGCAGCAGCGTCTGCCTCTTCAAACGCATTGGCATCCTCTTTTGAGAAGTTGGTAAAACTCGATGCATATTTTATGTCTTCGGCGAATTCCTGGTCCATCCTATTACCTGCGTTTTTCAAGGTACTGCTTGGCGAGCTCCGCGTAGGCCTTCCAGTTTCTTGTTATCCTTGCCCTGTGCGCCTTACTCACCTTTGCCTTTATCGTTCCTGGAACGCCCATCACTATGCTTCCGTCAGGTATTGCTGTGCCCTCGGTCACAACAGACCCTGCAGCCACAATGCACCAGTCGCCTATTTTTGCTCCCTCCAGCACCATGCTGCCCATGCCTATGAGGCAGTTGTTGCCTATGGTGCAGCCATGCACTATGGCCCCGTGGCCTATTGTTACATTATCGCCGACTATCGTCGGGAACTTATCCGCGGTCCCGTGCATGACGGCATTGTCCTGCACGCTTACGTTCTTGCCTATCATTATGTAGTGCATGTCTCCGCGAAGCACTGCTCCATACCATATGCTGGAATGCTTTCCTATCCTGACATCGCCTATAAGCATTGCGGTTTCAGCTATAAAAGCTTCTTTATCAACTTTCGGAGCCTTTCCCTTGAACTGCATCATTGCCATTTAGTCACCTATACGCCTCATAGCCCTTGCCCAATAGCTCCGAAGCGATCTTTAGGTCCTGTATCTCGTCAGTGCCTTCGTATATGCGCGCAACCCTGCTGTCCAGGAACAGCTGCCCCACTGGCGACATCAGCGAATACCCGAAGCCGCCGTGCACCTGCACTGCCCTGTCCGCAGACTCGAACGCAAGCCTTGACGCAATGCGCTTTGCAAGCGACACGCGCAATTCTACTTCTTCCATGAGCTCCTTATTTTCCGGATTGGCCTCGTAATCCGCTTTCCTTAGCGCCGCGAAGTACGCGGGCCACCTCGCCATCTCAAGGTTCTGCCGCATTGCTGCAATGTGCTGCTGTATCAGCTGGTGCTTGCCTATCTCCTTGCCGTGCTGCACCCTCTCTTTAGCCCTCTTCAAAGATGCGTTAAGCGAGCCTTCAATGACACCCACGCAGCCGGCTGCGACACCGAGCCTTGCATTTAGCAACGCGGAATACGCCACGTTCATGCCCTTGCCCTTCGGCCCGAGCATTGAATCTTCCGGAACTTCCACTTCAGAAAGGTCTATCATGCCTGTATCTGATGTGAACAGGCCTATCTTTTCCTTAAGCTGCGTGCGCGAAACGCCATCGGAATGCGCATCCACTATGAATGCGCTTATCTCGTTCGCAGCATCTGCTGATCTTGCGAATACGATTATGTAGTCAGCTATGGTGCCGTTTGATATCAGGTATTTGGTGCCGTTTATGACATAGCCGGAGCCGGATTTTTTGTATTCGCTTTTGAGCGATGCCGGATCGCTTCCTGCCTCCGGCTCTGTAAGGCCAAAAGCGTATACCTTCTCGCCCTTTACGTTTTTTGGAAGATGTTCGGCTTTTTGCTGCTCAGTGCCCCATCTCTGGATAGTCTGTGCGCACAGGAACACCTGCACGTTGATGAAGCTTGACAGGCCCATGCCGAGCTGCCCAAGCCTCTCCTTTGCCAAAGT
It encodes:
- a CDS encoding acyl-CoA dehydrogenase family protein, with protein sequence MDQEFAEDIKYASSFTNFSKEDANAFEEADAAAEELAMPEYEHYMNHEFDTEAIGIARKHGLFGIPISKEQGGMGLRQITHSLVQMRLGQLGLGFATLYDVQTFIAANAISRWGTEQQKGMYLKPMANGDSIFSFALTEPEAGSDPSIMSTTYEKDGQDFIINGTKYLITNGSICNYMILFAKSKAGGNITAFIIDSKAEGFGVDAVLKEKVGLFTSDTAMLSFENVRVQKEDILGTEGKGLHVAYSALVNGRIGIGSACIGVIEASLSSSLKRAKERVQHGKEIGKHQLIQQHIAAMRHNLEMARWPLLKAIMAKEASDKNPDDKQLLNYADLHSALAKRIASRLAFESADKAVQVHGGFGYSLMSPVGQLFLDSRVARIYEGTDEIQDLKIASDILGQGYEAYD
- a CDS encoding gamma carbonic anhydrase family protein: MAMMQFKGKAPKVDKEAFIAETAMLIGDVRIGKHSSIWYGAVLRGDMHYIMIGKNVSVQDNAVMHGTADKFPTIVGDNVTIGHGAIVHGCTIGNNCLIGMGSMVLEGAKIGDWCIVAAGSVVTEGTAIPDGSIVMGVPGTIKAKVSKAHRARITRNWKAYAELAKQYLEKRR
- a CDS encoding LD-carboxypeptidase, with the translated sequence MQIIKPKRLSEGDTVAIVSPSAGVPARFPHIYGHGLDMIKKHLRLEVKEYNTARKSNDYLYTHPRERAEDINNAFADKEVKAIVASIGGDDSVRILDYLDMKAIKNNPKIIMGFSDSTTFLDYIHLKTGLITYNGPTIMAGFAQTERFPKLFLDMIRSLLFEPTEKYEYHSFPFWSDGYPDWAEKSNVGKINERHKNDGWHWLQGNGVVKGRLFGGCADALEFMKGTRFWPGKDFWDGKILFLETSEDKPMPDTVKYWVRNYGSQGILERIAALLIAMPSGYSMEEKEKMENKVRSVLSLEFGAGKIPLVTNMDFGHTDPKFILPIGAMAEVDASKKRFRLLENSVS
- a CDS encoding acyl-CoA dehydrogenase family protein; the protein is MEELFGRSVKDVGMMRRFSDEELHVFEEADAAAEELAMPEYEHYMNHEFDTEGPKVLAKHNLIGIPVSTEYGGLGMQPIISTLAKERLGQLGMGLSSFINVQVFLCAQTIQRWGTEQQKAEHLPKNVKGEKVYAFGLTEPEAGSDPASLKSEYKKSGSGYVINGTKYLISNGTIADYIIVFARSADAANEISAFIVDAHSDGVSRTQLKEKIGLFTSDTGMIDLSEVEVPEDSMLGPKGKGMNVAYSALLNARLGVAAGCVGVIEGSLNASLKRAKERVQHGKEIGKHQLIQQHIAAMRQNLEMARWPAYFAALRKADYEANPENKELMEEVELRVSLAKRIASRLAFESADRAVQVHGGFGYSLMSPVGQLFLDSRVARIYEGTDEIQDLKIASELLGKGYEAYR